In the Magnolia sinica isolate HGM2019 chromosome 15, MsV1, whole genome shotgun sequence genome, one interval contains:
- the LOC131227372 gene encoding receptor protein kinase TMK1-like: MKLPLFLLSLSFSLFLSQTKSQPFITDLYAMLSLRKALNAEFTLNWTHINPCKWPHVSCNKSHRVTRIQINGQNLSGTLPSDLRNLTALQHLELQSNHLSGQLPTLHGMAHLQILLLHDNQFTSIPSDFFTGLASLAAVSFDNNPFSSWTIPESLKDAKKLAQFTARSANVTGVIPEFFGLFSQLNHLSLSFNSLWGPLPGSFSGSPVNSLWLNNQDGHGLSGSTEIVANMTSLFQLWLHSNDFSGPLPDFSRLKSLRDLKLENNRFTGIVLNSLINLPSLREVSLANNLLQGPVPVFPKTVKSDGDKSMTSNRFCLPGPGYCDPRVEILLLVAKTLNYPTRLAYLWRGNNPCSHWAGIRCDDGGNITIVNLSKMGLSGTISPDFTILRSLQILLLFDNNLTGSIPTDIISLKKLELVDVRNNSLSGEVPRFDGNVKVLTDGNTAIIEEETHGSSPSPGPSVEVPASFATASPPTSNGSKTKVEGSSKRSLVLIGIIVSSVICSVCGILLTGLLGFCFYKRKQQPMGRVQSSNVTVIHSQGCGPDPDSTKITVDGSTSKWAALFQIGSREGWSRSIGGRD, from the coding sequence ATGAAACTCCCACTGttcctcctctccctctctttctctctcttcctctcccaaaCAAAATCCCAACCGTTCATCACAGATCTCTATGCAATGCTCTCCCTCCGCAAAGCCCTCAACGCCGAGTTCACTCTCAACTGGACCCACATCAACCCTTGCAAGTGGCCCCACGTCTCCTGCAACAAATCTCATCGGGTAACCCGAATCCAAATCAACGGCCAAAATCTCTCCGGTACTCTCCCGTCGGATCTCCGCAACCTCACAGCCCTCCAACACTTGGAGCTCCAATCCAACCACCTCTCTGGCCAACTCCCCACCCtccatggcatggcccacctccaAATTCTCCTCCTCCACGACAACCAGTTCACATCCATACCGTCAGATTTCTTCACAGGCCTCGCCTCGCTCGCCGCCGTCTCCTTCGACAACAACCCATTTTCGTCGTGGACAATCCCAGAATCTCTCAAAGACGCGAAGAAACTAGCCCAGTTCACCGCAAGGTCGGCGAACGTCACCGGTGTAATCCCGGAATTCTTCGGGTTGTTCTCTCAGCTCAATCATCtgagcttgtccttcaattccctgtggggcccactcccgGGCAGCTTCTCGGGGTCGCCGGTTAATTCACTGTGGTTGAATAACCAGGACGGACATGGGCTGTCGGGAAGCACCGAGATTGTCGCAAACATGACTTCTCTGTTCCAGCTCTGGCTGCACTCCAATGATTTCTCTGGCCCATTGCCAGATTTTTCCAGGTTGAAATCTCTGAGAGATTTGAAATTAGAGAACAACCGCTTCACGGGCATCGTCCTGAATTCGCTGATCAATCTTCCTTCTCTTCGAGAAGTCTCTCTTGCTAACAATCTGCTCCAAGGTCCAGTGCCCGTCTTCCCGAAGACGGTGAAATCGGACGGTGATAAGAGCATGACCAGTAACAGGTTTTGCTTGCCGGGCCCTGGGTACTGTGATCCTCGGGTTGAGATACTGCTTTTGGTTGCAAAGACGCTGAATTATCCGACACGACTTGCTTACCTTTGGAGGGGAAACAATCCATGCAGTCACTGGGCTGGGATCAGGTGTGATGATGGTGGGAACATCaccattgttaatctttcaaagaTGGGTCTTTCGGGGACTATTTCTCCTGATTTCACCATCTTGCGGTCGCTGCAGATACTGCTGCTTTTCGATAATAATCTTACGGGCTCGATACCAACAGATATCATCAGTCTGAAAAAACTTGAGTTAGTGGATGTTCGGAACAATTCACTTTCTGGGGAGGTTCCTCGTTTTGATGGGAATGTTAAGGTACTTACAGATGGAAATACAGCCATTATCGAAGAGGAAACCCATGGGAGTTCTCCATCGCCTGGCCCCTCTGTTGAAGTGCCAGCCTCTTTTGCTACAGCTTCACCTCCCACCAGCAATGGAAGCAAAACCAAAGTGGAAGGCAGCAGTAAAAGATCTTTAGTTCTGATCGGAATCATTGTCAGCTCTGTAATTTGTTCCGTCTGTGGAATTCTACTTACTGGGTTGCTTGGATTTTGTTTCTATAAGAGGAAACAGCAGCCAATGGGTAGAGTTCAGAGCTCAAATGTGACAGTGATCCATTCACAGGGTTGTGGGCCTGATCCTGATTCGACGAAGATCACAGTCGATGGTTCTACTTCCAAGTGGGCAGCCCTGTTTCAGATTGGGAGTAGGGAGGGCTGGAGCCGTTCAATTGGAGGAAGAGACTGA